GGCGACCACCCGCCCGCTGTCAGGTTCGCCTCTCATGCGGACTTCACCAGGCAGCTCGTCGCGGCGTTGTGCGATTCCACCGTAAGTTCGTCACGCACAACGCCGTTGACGGTGATACGGCACCCAAGTCGTTCACTGTCGCCCTGCGCCACCACATTGGCTACGACCGCGCTGAGCGTAGTCTCGATCCGCACCGACCACGGTATAGCCACGTTATCAACCTCCTGCGGTTGGGCATCGGCATCGAGATAGTGGATGGTCGCCGTCGCTCCAGTCGGACCGAAGATCTCGTAGACAACACGCTTGGGATTGAACGCGACGATCGCGTCAGCGTTGCTTCCGCTCGAAACATGTTGATCCGAACCGAAAACTTCGCGCAGCCGCGATACGGTGAAGGACCCGACTGCTACGACAACAACCATCACGATCGGGAGCCAGATGCGTTTGACGAGACCCGTCATGCAACAAGGGCTTTCCGGCCACGAACCGAGATGTTGCGGCGACAGAACGCGGCCAATGATTCCTTCATGATCCGAGTGGATCCGCGGTAAAGAGTTGGTACGCGGGAATCAGTGAACGCGCGGGAGACCCGCGATTCACGCATGTATCCGTAACCGAACAACAGCTGTAGGCAAGCATGGACTTCATGTACCTCGTGGAGAACCTAACGGAAGAGGGCTTGTTAATTGCAGCGATGACCGCCGCGGTTATGGGACCCGTGCTCAACGACACGATCGCCTATACTACTGACCGGAAAACGTTTCGGAATGCCCACCACGCATATTCAGCACGCCCGTCTCTCCTCGCCGATCTCGCGAACCGAGGCGACTGCGGTCCGACATCATGGTTGACGAGTTCACTCACTTGCACCTTGCAGAACAATTGTCACGTGCAAACCGGCGATGGCGAAGTGGTATCGCACTGAAACGCAGGCGCATCTCATAGACCGCATCCTGGCCAAGATCGTTAGCAGCTGGATACCTGCACGTCGACGAAATACTGCTCGGGGTTCTCCTGCCCGTCTTAGCACCACTTTCTTGAGATTTCATCCGGGGGGCGAAGACCCCATCACATGCCGTGACGCGAGTGCCATATGCATCCTGTTTCCGAGGAGCCGCACCGAGCGGTAACGCAATCGAGTGGCGAGTACTGAACAGACGATGCAGGTGACTAGCAAGACATCCCGTGACGGCGCCACGAGTGGTCTCAGCTGGGCGCTCCCC
The nucleotide sequence above comes from Mycobacterium kiyosense. Encoded proteins:
- the mmpS1 gene encoding putative transport accessory protein MmpS1, which codes for MTGLVKRIWLPIVMVVVVAVGSFTVSRLREVFGSDQHVSSGSNADAIVAFNPKRVVYEIFGPTGATATIHYLDADAQPQEVDNVAIPWSVRIETTLSAVVANVVAQGDSERLGCRITVNGVVRDELTVESHNAATSCLVKSA